A portion of the Juglans microcarpa x Juglans regia isolate MS1-56 chromosome 1D, Jm3101_v1.0, whole genome shotgun sequence genome contains these proteins:
- the LOC121249282 gene encoding kinesin-like protein KIN-4A isoform X6 has translation MDTPENCCVKVAVHIRPLIADERLHGCKECVTVTPRKNQVQIGTHSFTFDHVYGSSGSPSSAMFEECIAALVDGLFQGYNGTVLAYGQTGSGKTYTMGTSFKDGCQTGLIPQVMNALFNKIKTLNHQTEFQLHVSFIEILKEEVRDLLDSVAISKLDTAKGHAGKVAIDGRQLIQIRETSKGAITLAGSTEVTVTTLQEMATCLEQGSLSRATGSTNMNNQSSRSHAIFTITLEQMQKLRLVLPRNDTSDEEMGEEYFCAKLHLVDLAGSERAKRTGSDGLRFKEGIHINKGLLALGNVISALGDEKKRKEGVHVPYRDSKLTRLLQDSLGGNSKTVMIACISPADINAEESLNTLKYANRARNIQNKPVINRDIISNEMQKMQQQLKYLQAELYARGEGVPSDEVQVLKDRIGWLEATNRNIFQELHEYRSRCGIIQQDEIDAQEIQIGITKSDGLKRGFQSMDLSDYQIVEAISGENLREFDEVTKEWEHALLQDTMDKELNELNELLEQKESEMKLLGGVDTEALKQRLGKKILELEEEKRIMQQERDCLLAKVENLAANFDGRIPKVQETQAQKFKALEAQILDLKKKQESQVQLLKQKQKSDEAAKRLQAEIQCIKAQKVQLQHKIKQVAEQFRQWKTSREKELLQLRKEGRRNEYERHKLESLNQRQKMVLQRKTEEAAMATRRLKELLEARKPAARDHSGTYVGHTVIGQGNEKPLQRWLDHELEVMVNVHEVRFEYEKQSQVQAALAEELALMKQVDQFSFNGQSPPRGKNGYSRCQLWEKNLEIKETKEQLKELVFLVQQSEAQRKQLIKEQQAREQAVAVDSGSSASLADDMSGPLSPMSLPVPKQLKFTPGIVNGSVRESATFLDQTQKMVPVGQLSMKKLAAVGQAAKLWRWKRSHHQWLLQFKWRWQKPWRLSEWIKHCDETIIRSRPRPPVLVDSM, from the exons ATGGACACTCCTGAGAATTGTTGTGTCAAGGTTGCGGTTCATATACGTCCCCTCATCGCCGATGAACGCCTTCACGGTTGTAAAGAATGCGTTACTGTTACACCCCGGAAAAATCAG GTACAAATTGGCACCCATTCCTTTACATTTGATCATGTCTATGGAAGCAGTGGATCTCCTTCATCTGCCATGTTTGAAGAATGCATTGCTGCACTTGTTGATGGTTTATTCCAAGGATATAATGGTACTGTACTGGCTTATGGTCAG ACAGGATCTGGGAAAACGTATACCATGGGGACTAGCTTTAAGGATGGTTGCCAGACAGGACTTATTCCTCAAGTTATGAATGCACTGTTCAACAAGATCAAAACATTGAATCATCAAACTGAATTCCAGTTGCATGTTTCTTTCATTGAG attctcaaggaaGAAGTAAGGGACTTGCTGGATTCTGTAGCTATTAGCAAATTGGATACTGCTAAAGGACATGCTGGAAAAGTTGCTATTGACGGTAGGCAGCTGATTCAAATTCGTGAAACATCAAAAGGAGCTATAACACTTGCTGGATCAACTGAAGTTACTGTTACTACATTACAAGAAATGGCGACCTGTCTGGAGCAAGGTTCTTTAAGCAGGGCAACTGGGAGTACAAATATGAACAACCAGTCCAG TCGGTCACACGCCATCTTCACAATCACATTAGAGCAGATGCAGAAATTACGTTTGGTTCTTCCTCGTAATGACACGTCGGATGAGGAAATGGGTGAAGAGTATTTTTGTGCAAAGCTCCATCTGGTAGATCTCGCTGGATCTGAACGTGCAAAAAGGACAGGTTCTGATGGTCTTCGTTTTAAAGAAG GTATACACATTAATAAGGGTCTTCTTGCCCTTGGTAACGTCATTAGTGCACTGGGGGACGAGAAAAAGCGGAAAGAGGGTGTGCATGTCCCTTACCGAGACAGTAAACTAACTCGATTGTTGCAG GATTCACTTGGTGGAAACAGCAAAACTGTCATGATAG CTTGCATCAGTCCTGCTGACATCAATGCTGAGGAAAGTCTTAATACTCTCAAATATGCAAATCGTGCTCGCAATATTCAAAATAAGCCTGTT ATTAATAGAGATATAATATCCAATGAGATGCAAAAGATGCAGCAGCAGTTAAAGTACTTACAGGCAGAGCTTTATGCTCGTGGGGAAGGAGTGCCATCAGATGAAGTGCAG GTCCTTAAGGATCGGATCGGTTGGCTTGAGGCTACCAATAGGAACATTTTTCAAGAACTCCATGAATACCGCAGCAGATGCGGCATCATACAGCAGGATGAAATAGATGCTCAA gaaatccAGATCGGTATTACAAAAAGTGATGGACTAAAGAGGGGCTTTCAGAGCATGGACTTATCTGATTATCAGATAGTTGAAGCCATATCAG GTGAAAATTTGAGGGAATTTGATGAAGTAACTAAAGAGTGGGAGCATGCACTTCTGCAAGATACCATGGATAAAGAGTTGAATGAATTGAACGAACTTTTGGAACAGAAAGAG TCTGAGATGAAACTTCTTGGGGGAGTTGACACTGAAGCACTCAAGCAGCGCCTTGGGAAGAAAATCTTGGaacttgaggaagagaaaaGGATCATGCag CAAGAAAGGGATTGTTTGTTGGCAAAAGTTGAGAATCTTGCTGCTAATTTTGATGGACGGATACCAAAAGTGCAAGAAACTCAAGCTCAAAAATTTAAAGCACTTGAAGCACAG attctagATCTTAAGAAGAAGCAGGAGAGCCAGGTCCAACTTttgaagcaaaaacaaaaaagtgatgAAGCAGCAAAGCGCTTGCAAGCGGAAATACAGTGTATCAAGGCTCAGaag GTCCAGTTGCAGCATAAGATAAAACAGGTGGCAGAACAGTTTCGACAATGGAAGACCTCTCGTGAAAAGGAATTGCTTCAG CTAAGGAAGGAGGGAAGGAGAAACGAGTATGAACGACATAAACTCGAATCACTGAATCAGCGCCAGAAAATG GTTCTTCAAAGGAAGACAGAAGAGGCTGCTATGGCTACTAGAAGACTGAAAGAGTTGTTAGAAGCTCGTAAGCCTGCTGCACGTGACCATTCTG GGACATATGTGGGACATACAGTGATTGGACAG GGAAATGAAAAACCTTTGCAAAGGTGGCTTGATCATGAGCTAGAAGTCATGGTGAATGTGCATGAAGTTcgttttgaatatgaaaagcaAAGCCAAGT ACAAGCTGCACTGGCAGAAGAGTTGGCCTTAATGAAACAAGTGgatcagttttcttttaatgGGCAGAGTCCCCCAAGAGGGAAGAATGGATATTCCAG GTGCCAGTTGTGGGAAAAGAACTTGGAGATTAAGGAAACGAAAGAGCAGCTGAAGGAGCTCGTATTTCTTGTACAACAGAGTGAAGCACAGAGAAAACAACTCATAAAGGAGCAACAAGCGAGGGAACAAGCTGTTGCAGTTGACTCGGGTTCATCAGCTTCG TTGGCGGATGATATGAGTGGCCCCTTGTCCCCCATGTCACTTCCAGTACCAAAGCAACTAAA
- the LOC121249282 gene encoding kinesin-like protein KIN-4A isoform X1: MDTPENCCVKVAVHIRPLIADERLHGCKECVTVTPRKNQVQIGTHSFTFDHVYGSSGSPSSAMFEECIAALVDGLFQGYNGTVLAYGQTGSGKTYTMGTSFKDGCQTGLIPQVMNALFNKIKTLNHQTEFQLHVSFIEILKEEVRDLLDSVAISKLDTAKGHAGKVAIDGRQLIQIRETSKGAITLAGSTEVTVTTLQEMATCLEQGSLSRATGSTNMNNQSSRSHAIFTITLEQMQKLRLVLPRNDTSDEEMGEEYFCAKLHLVDLAGSERAKRTGSDGLRFKEGIHINKGLLALGNVISALGDEKKRKEGVHVPYRDSKLTRLLQDSLGGNSKTVMIACISPADINAEESLNTLKYANRARNIQNKPVINRDIISNEMQKMQQQLKYLQAELYARGEGVPSDEVQVLKDRIGWLEATNRNIFQELHEYRSRCGIIQQDEIDAQEIQIGITKSDGLKRGFQSMDLSDYQIVEAISGENLREFDEVTKEWEHALLQDTMDKELNELNELLEQKESEMKLLGGVDTEALKQRLGKKILELEEEKRIMQQERDCLLAKVENLAANFDGRIPKVQETQAQKFKALEAQILDLKKKQESQVQLLKQKQKSDEAAKRLQAEIQCIKAQKVQLQHKIKQVAEQFRQWKTSREKELLQLRKEGRRNEYERHKLESLNQRQKMVLQRKTEEAAMATRRLKELLEARKPAARDHSGTYVGHTVIGQGNEKPLQRWLDHELEVMVNVHEVRFEYEKQSQVQAALAEELALMKQVDQFSFNGQSPPRGKNGYSRLVSMPPNARMARIASLENMLSMSSNALMAMATQLSEAKERERASIGRGRWNHLRSMGDAKNLLQYMFDAAAEARCQLWEKNLEIKETKEQLKELVFLVQQSEAQRKQLIKEQQAREQAVAVDSGSSASLADDMSGPLSPMSLPVPKQLKFTPGIVNGSVRESATFLDQTQKMVPVGQLSMKKLAAVGQAAKLWRWKRSHHQWLLQFKWRWQKPWRLSEWIKHCDETIIRSRPRPPVLVDSM; encoded by the exons ATGGACACTCCTGAGAATTGTTGTGTCAAGGTTGCGGTTCATATACGTCCCCTCATCGCCGATGAACGCCTTCACGGTTGTAAAGAATGCGTTACTGTTACACCCCGGAAAAATCAG GTACAAATTGGCACCCATTCCTTTACATTTGATCATGTCTATGGAAGCAGTGGATCTCCTTCATCTGCCATGTTTGAAGAATGCATTGCTGCACTTGTTGATGGTTTATTCCAAGGATATAATGGTACTGTACTGGCTTATGGTCAG ACAGGATCTGGGAAAACGTATACCATGGGGACTAGCTTTAAGGATGGTTGCCAGACAGGACTTATTCCTCAAGTTATGAATGCACTGTTCAACAAGATCAAAACATTGAATCATCAAACTGAATTCCAGTTGCATGTTTCTTTCATTGAG attctcaaggaaGAAGTAAGGGACTTGCTGGATTCTGTAGCTATTAGCAAATTGGATACTGCTAAAGGACATGCTGGAAAAGTTGCTATTGACGGTAGGCAGCTGATTCAAATTCGTGAAACATCAAAAGGAGCTATAACACTTGCTGGATCAACTGAAGTTACTGTTACTACATTACAAGAAATGGCGACCTGTCTGGAGCAAGGTTCTTTAAGCAGGGCAACTGGGAGTACAAATATGAACAACCAGTCCAG TCGGTCACACGCCATCTTCACAATCACATTAGAGCAGATGCAGAAATTACGTTTGGTTCTTCCTCGTAATGACACGTCGGATGAGGAAATGGGTGAAGAGTATTTTTGTGCAAAGCTCCATCTGGTAGATCTCGCTGGATCTGAACGTGCAAAAAGGACAGGTTCTGATGGTCTTCGTTTTAAAGAAG GTATACACATTAATAAGGGTCTTCTTGCCCTTGGTAACGTCATTAGTGCACTGGGGGACGAGAAAAAGCGGAAAGAGGGTGTGCATGTCCCTTACCGAGACAGTAAACTAACTCGATTGTTGCAG GATTCACTTGGTGGAAACAGCAAAACTGTCATGATAG CTTGCATCAGTCCTGCTGACATCAATGCTGAGGAAAGTCTTAATACTCTCAAATATGCAAATCGTGCTCGCAATATTCAAAATAAGCCTGTT ATTAATAGAGATATAATATCCAATGAGATGCAAAAGATGCAGCAGCAGTTAAAGTACTTACAGGCAGAGCTTTATGCTCGTGGGGAAGGAGTGCCATCAGATGAAGTGCAG GTCCTTAAGGATCGGATCGGTTGGCTTGAGGCTACCAATAGGAACATTTTTCAAGAACTCCATGAATACCGCAGCAGATGCGGCATCATACAGCAGGATGAAATAGATGCTCAA gaaatccAGATCGGTATTACAAAAAGTGATGGACTAAAGAGGGGCTTTCAGAGCATGGACTTATCTGATTATCAGATAGTTGAAGCCATATCAG GTGAAAATTTGAGGGAATTTGATGAAGTAACTAAAGAGTGGGAGCATGCACTTCTGCAAGATACCATGGATAAAGAGTTGAATGAATTGAACGAACTTTTGGAACAGAAAGAG TCTGAGATGAAACTTCTTGGGGGAGTTGACACTGAAGCACTCAAGCAGCGCCTTGGGAAGAAAATCTTGGaacttgaggaagagaaaaGGATCATGCag CAAGAAAGGGATTGTTTGTTGGCAAAAGTTGAGAATCTTGCTGCTAATTTTGATGGACGGATACCAAAAGTGCAAGAAACTCAAGCTCAAAAATTTAAAGCACTTGAAGCACAG attctagATCTTAAGAAGAAGCAGGAGAGCCAGGTCCAACTTttgaagcaaaaacaaaaaagtgatgAAGCAGCAAAGCGCTTGCAAGCGGAAATACAGTGTATCAAGGCTCAGaag GTCCAGTTGCAGCATAAGATAAAACAGGTGGCAGAACAGTTTCGACAATGGAAGACCTCTCGTGAAAAGGAATTGCTTCAG CTAAGGAAGGAGGGAAGGAGAAACGAGTATGAACGACATAAACTCGAATCACTGAATCAGCGCCAGAAAATG GTTCTTCAAAGGAAGACAGAAGAGGCTGCTATGGCTACTAGAAGACTGAAAGAGTTGTTAGAAGCTCGTAAGCCTGCTGCACGTGACCATTCTG GGACATATGTGGGACATACAGTGATTGGACAG GGAAATGAAAAACCTTTGCAAAGGTGGCTTGATCATGAGCTAGAAGTCATGGTGAATGTGCATGAAGTTcgttttgaatatgaaaagcaAAGCCAAGT ACAAGCTGCACTGGCAGAAGAGTTGGCCTTAATGAAACAAGTGgatcagttttcttttaatgGGCAGAGTCCCCCAAGAGGGAAGAATGGATATTCCAG ACTGGTATCCATGCCACCAAATGCAAGAATGGCAAGGATAGCTTCTCTGGAGAACATGCTTAGCATGTCTTCCAATGCACTCATGGCAATGGCCACACAGCTTTCAGAAGCAAAAGAAAGGGAGCGTGCCTCAATTGGTCGTGGACGTTGGAATCACTTGCGCTCAATGGGAGATGCAAAGAACTTGCTTCAATACATGTTTGATGCCGCTGCAGAAGCAAG GTGCCAGTTGTGGGAAAAGAACTTGGAGATTAAGGAAACGAAAGAGCAGCTGAAGGAGCTCGTATTTCTTGTACAACAGAGTGAAGCACAGAGAAAACAACTCATAAAGGAGCAACAAGCGAGGGAACAAGCTGTTGCAGTTGACTCGGGTTCATCAGCTTCG TTGGCGGATGATATGAGTGGCCCCTTGTCCCCCATGTCACTTCCAGTACCAAAGCAACTAAA
- the LOC121249282 gene encoding kinesin-like protein KIN-4A isoform X3 has product MDTPENCCVKVAVHIRPLIADERLHGCKECVTVTPRKNQVQIGTHSFTFDHVYGSSGSPSSAMFEECIAALVDGLFQGYNGTVLAYGQTGSGKTYTMGTSFKDGCQTGLIPQVMNALFNKIKTLNHQTEFQLHVSFIEILKEEVRDLLDSVAISKLDTAKGHAGKVAIDGRQLIQIRETSKGAITLAGSTEVTVTTLQEMATCLEQGSLSRATGSTNMNNQSSRSHAIFTITLEQMQKLRLVLPRNDTSDEEMGEEYFCAKLHLVDLAGSERAKRTGSDGLRFKEGIHINKGLLALGNVISALGDEKKRKEGVHVPYRDSKLTRLLQDSLGGNSKTVMIACISPADINAEESLNTLKYANRARNIQNKPVINRDIISNEMQKMQQQLKYLQAELYARGEGVPSDEVQVLKDRIGWLEATNRNIFQELHEYRSRCGIIQQDEIDAQEIQIGITKSDGLKRGFQSMDLSDYQIVEAISGENLREFDEVTKEWEHALLQDTMDKELNELNELLEQKESEMKLLGGVDTEALKQRLGKKILELEEEKRIMQQERDCLLAKVENLAANFDGRIPKVQETQAQKFKALEAQILDLKKKQESQVQLLKQKQKSDEAAKRLQAEIQCIKAQKVQLQHKIKQVAEQFRQWKTSREKELLQLRKEGRRNEYERHKLESLNQRQKMVLQRKTEEAAMATRRLKELLEARTYVGHTVIGQGNEKPLQRWLDHELEVMVNVHEVRFEYEKQSQVQAALAEELALMKQVDQFSFNGQSPPRGKNGYSRLVSMPPNARMARIASLENMLSMSSNALMAMATQLSEAKERERASIGRGRWNHLRSMGDAKNLLQYMFDAAAEARCQLWEKNLEIKETKEQLKELVFLVQQSEAQRKQLIKEQQAREQAVAVDSGSSASLADDMSGPLSPMSLPVPKQLKFTPGIVNGSVRESATFLDQTQKMVPVGQLSMKKLAAVGQAAKLWRWKRSHHQWLLQFKWRWQKPWRLSEWIKHCDETIIRSRPRPPVLVDSM; this is encoded by the exons ATGGACACTCCTGAGAATTGTTGTGTCAAGGTTGCGGTTCATATACGTCCCCTCATCGCCGATGAACGCCTTCACGGTTGTAAAGAATGCGTTACTGTTACACCCCGGAAAAATCAG GTACAAATTGGCACCCATTCCTTTACATTTGATCATGTCTATGGAAGCAGTGGATCTCCTTCATCTGCCATGTTTGAAGAATGCATTGCTGCACTTGTTGATGGTTTATTCCAAGGATATAATGGTACTGTACTGGCTTATGGTCAG ACAGGATCTGGGAAAACGTATACCATGGGGACTAGCTTTAAGGATGGTTGCCAGACAGGACTTATTCCTCAAGTTATGAATGCACTGTTCAACAAGATCAAAACATTGAATCATCAAACTGAATTCCAGTTGCATGTTTCTTTCATTGAG attctcaaggaaGAAGTAAGGGACTTGCTGGATTCTGTAGCTATTAGCAAATTGGATACTGCTAAAGGACATGCTGGAAAAGTTGCTATTGACGGTAGGCAGCTGATTCAAATTCGTGAAACATCAAAAGGAGCTATAACACTTGCTGGATCAACTGAAGTTACTGTTACTACATTACAAGAAATGGCGACCTGTCTGGAGCAAGGTTCTTTAAGCAGGGCAACTGGGAGTACAAATATGAACAACCAGTCCAG TCGGTCACACGCCATCTTCACAATCACATTAGAGCAGATGCAGAAATTACGTTTGGTTCTTCCTCGTAATGACACGTCGGATGAGGAAATGGGTGAAGAGTATTTTTGTGCAAAGCTCCATCTGGTAGATCTCGCTGGATCTGAACGTGCAAAAAGGACAGGTTCTGATGGTCTTCGTTTTAAAGAAG GTATACACATTAATAAGGGTCTTCTTGCCCTTGGTAACGTCATTAGTGCACTGGGGGACGAGAAAAAGCGGAAAGAGGGTGTGCATGTCCCTTACCGAGACAGTAAACTAACTCGATTGTTGCAG GATTCACTTGGTGGAAACAGCAAAACTGTCATGATAG CTTGCATCAGTCCTGCTGACATCAATGCTGAGGAAAGTCTTAATACTCTCAAATATGCAAATCGTGCTCGCAATATTCAAAATAAGCCTGTT ATTAATAGAGATATAATATCCAATGAGATGCAAAAGATGCAGCAGCAGTTAAAGTACTTACAGGCAGAGCTTTATGCTCGTGGGGAAGGAGTGCCATCAGATGAAGTGCAG GTCCTTAAGGATCGGATCGGTTGGCTTGAGGCTACCAATAGGAACATTTTTCAAGAACTCCATGAATACCGCAGCAGATGCGGCATCATACAGCAGGATGAAATAGATGCTCAA gaaatccAGATCGGTATTACAAAAAGTGATGGACTAAAGAGGGGCTTTCAGAGCATGGACTTATCTGATTATCAGATAGTTGAAGCCATATCAG GTGAAAATTTGAGGGAATTTGATGAAGTAACTAAAGAGTGGGAGCATGCACTTCTGCAAGATACCATGGATAAAGAGTTGAATGAATTGAACGAACTTTTGGAACAGAAAGAG TCTGAGATGAAACTTCTTGGGGGAGTTGACACTGAAGCACTCAAGCAGCGCCTTGGGAAGAAAATCTTGGaacttgaggaagagaaaaGGATCATGCag CAAGAAAGGGATTGTTTGTTGGCAAAAGTTGAGAATCTTGCTGCTAATTTTGATGGACGGATACCAAAAGTGCAAGAAACTCAAGCTCAAAAATTTAAAGCACTTGAAGCACAG attctagATCTTAAGAAGAAGCAGGAGAGCCAGGTCCAACTTttgaagcaaaaacaaaaaagtgatgAAGCAGCAAAGCGCTTGCAAGCGGAAATACAGTGTATCAAGGCTCAGaag GTCCAGTTGCAGCATAAGATAAAACAGGTGGCAGAACAGTTTCGACAATGGAAGACCTCTCGTGAAAAGGAATTGCTTCAG CTAAGGAAGGAGGGAAGGAGAAACGAGTATGAACGACATAAACTCGAATCACTGAATCAGCGCCAGAAAATG GTTCTTCAAAGGAAGACAGAAGAGGCTGCTATGGCTACTAGAAGACTGAAAGAGTTGTTAGAAGCTC GGACATATGTGGGACATACAGTGATTGGACAG GGAAATGAAAAACCTTTGCAAAGGTGGCTTGATCATGAGCTAGAAGTCATGGTGAATGTGCATGAAGTTcgttttgaatatgaaaagcaAAGCCAAGT ACAAGCTGCACTGGCAGAAGAGTTGGCCTTAATGAAACAAGTGgatcagttttcttttaatgGGCAGAGTCCCCCAAGAGGGAAGAATGGATATTCCAG ACTGGTATCCATGCCACCAAATGCAAGAATGGCAAGGATAGCTTCTCTGGAGAACATGCTTAGCATGTCTTCCAATGCACTCATGGCAATGGCCACACAGCTTTCAGAAGCAAAAGAAAGGGAGCGTGCCTCAATTGGTCGTGGACGTTGGAATCACTTGCGCTCAATGGGAGATGCAAAGAACTTGCTTCAATACATGTTTGATGCCGCTGCAGAAGCAAG GTGCCAGTTGTGGGAAAAGAACTTGGAGATTAAGGAAACGAAAGAGCAGCTGAAGGAGCTCGTATTTCTTGTACAACAGAGTGAAGCACAGAGAAAACAACTCATAAAGGAGCAACAAGCGAGGGAACAAGCTGTTGCAGTTGACTCGGGTTCATCAGCTTCG TTGGCGGATGATATGAGTGGCCCCTTGTCCCCCATGTCACTTCCAGTACCAAAGCAACTAAA